A region of the Methanobrevibacter ruminantium M1 genome:
GTTGAAACCATCGTCTTTGAAACCGAAACCTTACTTAACTCCAAAGCATTCAAAAAAGACCACCCTGGAGTAGGTGAAGACATAAAAGTAATGGGACTTAGAGAAGGAGACAAGATCACATTAACAATCGGTTGTGCAACGGTATCCAAATACCTTGCAAACAGAGAAGAATACATCGCATGCAGAGACGTATTAAAAGACATTGTAGCTGACCTTGCAGTAAAATACACAGACAGGGAAATTGAAGTATTCGTCAACACAGCAGACAACGACAATGCAACAGACGAATCAGGCTACTACCTAACCGTAACCGGAACTTCCGCTGAAATGGGAGACGACGGATCTGTAGGAAGAGGAAACAGGGCAAACGGTCTTATCACCCCATGCAGACCAATGTCCATGGAAGCAACCTCTGGTAAAAACCCAATCAACCACGTAGGTAAAATCTACAACATCCTCTCTAACGAAATCGCAAACGATGTAGCAAAAGATGTCGAAGGAGTAAAACAAATCAATTTAATGATTCTTTCCCAAATAGGTAAACCTATCGACCAGCCTAAAGCAGCTTCAGCTGGAATTATCCTTGAAGACGGCTATGAAATGGGTAAGGTAAGCCCACAAGTTGAAAAAATCATTGACAATTGGTTAGAAAACATTACCGACATTACTGAAAAGGTAGTTCAAGGTAAAGCAAGAACTTTCTAAATATTTTTTGTTTACGAGCAGTAGTTTATACTACTGCCATTTATTTAATTTAGTGGTTTTTTAATTTAAAGAATTTTTTTATTTTACTTATTCACAATTTAGGAAGTTTTTAGCTATTTATTAATTTAAAGAACTTTTTATTTTACTTATTCATAATTTAGGAAGTTTTTAGCTATTTATTAATTTAAAGAACTTTTATTTTAGCTATTTTTCCTTTTAGTTTTTTAAATTTATTTATTTGCTTATTTATCTATCAATTGAATGATATCATTTAAAAAGAAAAATACGTTTATTTTCATGCTTTTTAATTACAAAACTCATTATAATTCGCTTATTTAACAAAATAAATAAATAATAATTATAATGATTTAATTATATTTCACAAAAATTTACATTTATTAGGAGAATCGATATGCCAATAGAAGAGGCAGAAAAATCATATGACTTTAAAAAAATAGAATCAAAGGTCCAAAGCTTTTGGGAAGATGAGGACATCTATCAAAAGACCAATGAATTGAACAAAAACGGTCCTCAATATTCCTTCTTGGACGGACCTCCATACTGTAGTGGTAAAATCCATTTAGGTACTACTTGGAATAAGGTTATTAAAGACACATTGTTACGTTACAAATCAATGAATGGATTTGCACTTAGAAGACAAGCTGGTTGGGACACTCACGGATTGCCAATCGAACATAAGGTAGAGCAATTGCTTGGAATTGAATCCAAACAGGAAATCGAAGAGAAATATGGCATAGACAAGTTCGTAGGCAAATGTAAGGAATTTGCAATGGAAAACAAGGTTGCAATGACTGAACAGTTTAAAAGCCTTGGAGTTTGGATGGATTGGGACAATCCTTATATGACCTTGGATCCTAAATATATGGAATCAGCTTGGTGGACATTAAAGAAGACTCATGAAAAGAACTTGCTTACAAAGGACAAAAGGGTAATCAGCTGGTGTCCTCACTGTCAGACTGCACTTGCTGCAGCTGAGATTGACTATACTGAAGACACAGACCCTTCCATTTATGTCCGTTTCCCACTTAAGGAAAAGTTCCTAAATGAAGAAAACTGCAGTGAATTTGCAAATGATTCTGATTTGGCCAACTTAAAACAGTCATTCCTTGTATGGACAACCACCCCTTGGACACTCCCTGGAAACTTGGCTATCTGTTTGAATGAGGATTTCGAATATTCATTTGTTAAGGTAGATGAAAGATTAAACGAGTCAGATGACGAAATATTAATCATTGCAAATGAACTTCTTGAAACTGTTTTAGGTCCTATCGAAATCATACATAAGAATAAGATTCCAAATCCTAAATATGATCCAGAAAATAAGGAGTCCAAAGAGAAAAAATACCTCATTGAAGAGGAAACTGAAGTGATGTATGAAATAATAAAGACAGTAAAAGGCTCTGAGCTTTTAGGTCTTGGCTACGTCTA
Encoded here:
- a CDS encoding methionine adenosyltransferase, translating into MSRNIFVEKLNQTFIEDLDIEIVERKGIGHPDSISDGIAESVSEALCKMYMDELGGVLHHNTDEVQITAGESNPVFGGGQIIKPIDILLTGRGVSEYEGHKLPLDYVAIDAAKEFLDKTVINLDVNRDTIVECKIGHGSGDLVDVFKREGAPSSNDTSFGVGYAPFSEVETIVFETETLLNSKAFKKDHPGVGEDIKVMGLREGDKITLTIGCATVSKYLANREEYIACRDVLKDIVADLAVKYTDREIEVFVNTADNDNATDESGYYLTVTGTSAEMGDDGSVGRGNRANGLITPCRPMSMEATSGKNPINHVGKIYNILSNEIANDVAKDVEGVKQINLMILSQIGKPIDQPKAASAGIILEDGYEMGKVSPQVEKIIDNWLENITDITEKVVQGKARTF